Sequence from the Aquimarina sp. Aq107 genome:
TTAAGTCCTATGAAATCAAAAGGAATTCACGGTCTATCCAAAATATTAATTGAAAAACATAACGGAGAAGTACCTCAAAGTTTTGAAGATTTAGAAGAGTTACCAGCTGTTGGACATAAAACCGCTAGTGTAGTGATGTCTCAAGCTTTTGGAGTACCCGCATTTCCTGTCGACACACATATTCATCGATTGATGTATCGTTGGGGATTTAGTAACGGTAAAAATGTAACTCAAACTGAAAAGGATGCAAAACGTTTATTTCCAAGAGAATTATGGAACGATCTACATTTACAAATTATTTGGTACGGACGAGAATACTCTCCTGCTAGAGGGTGGGATCTAGATAAAGATATAATAACAAAAACTATAGGAAGAAAAACGGTAATCAACGAGTATCTAAAAAAATAAAAGACCCGTTATTATCATAACAGGTCTTTTACAAAGTTTAGTTTTAATTTAGAAGCGCTTCAAACTTCATTTTATTGTAATCTATAACACTTAAAGCCTTTGAGTAATTTAAAAGAAAATCTACTGTAATTTTCTTTGGTACTAATTGTTGTTGCTCCTCTTTGCGAGAAGACTTAAAGTAAAATTTTGCCATATTAACTTATCTTAAATTAAGGGTTATTTTTTATAAATAACGACGGCAAATCTACTTTATTGCATAAAAAAATGTTAATTCGTTAAAACGATATTGTTTTTCTCAATAACCTTTCTCAGATTTATCAAAGCATATCTCATTCTTCCAAGAGCAGTATTGATACTTACACCAGTCTTATCAGAAATTTCTTTGAAACTCATGTCTCTATACATTCTCATAACCAAAACCTCTTTTTGATCCTCTGGTAATTCTTGTATTAAATTACGTAAATCCTCTTCTACCTGGTCTTTGATTATTCTTTTTTCCGCATTAAGATCACCATCACTAATAATAGAGAATATACTAAACTCTCCATTATCCTCGAATTTAGGCATACGGTTACCTTTTCTAAAATGGTCTATTACCAAGTTATGTGCAATTCTCATCACCCAAGGTAAAAACTTTCCTTCTTCGTTATATTTTCCAAGTTTTAATGTACGGATAACCTTAATAAAAGTATCCTGAAATATATCTTCAGACACATCTCTATCAAAAACTTTAGAATAAATAAAACTGTAAATTCGTTGTTTGTGACGTTCAATTAACGTAGATAATGCACACTCGTCACCTTTGATGTAATTATTTACCAGAACAGCATCTGATATCTTGTAATCTTTCATACCTATCACTTTATTTTAGTACCAACAAGCTTGGGGCTCGGGCTATGTTAAACTTAAAAGTAATGGTATACTATAGGCTATTCTTTTTAGATTTTGATTCAATTACTGGGGCTAATATAGTAACAATCATTGAAAATCAAACTATTTTCTGTTAATTTTTTTAACTTAACTTTCAATATCAATACTTTAGAATACTTCTTTAGTAATCATTATATTTGCCGTCACACCGCATAATTGCTATGATTCAAGACATTACTACCTTAGATCCAAAACATAATATATTAATTAAAGGGGCCAAACTGCATAACCTTAAAAATCTAGATGCGGCTATACCAAGAA
This genomic interval carries:
- the nth gene encoding endonuclease III, whose amino-acid sequence is MTKKEKVDFTIQTLKELYPRIPIPLDHKDPYTLLIAVLMSAQSTDVRVNKITPLLFERADNPYRMVQLSVEEIREIIKPVGLSPMKSKGIHGLSKILIEKHNGEVPQSFEDLEELPAVGHKTASVVMSQAFGVPAFPVDTHIHRLMYRWGFSNGKNVTQTEKDAKRLFPRELWNDLHLQIIWYGREYSPARGWDLDKDIITKTIGRKTVINEYLKK
- a CDS encoding RNA polymerase sigma factor yields the protein MKDYKISDAVLVNNYIKGDECALSTLIERHKQRIYSFIYSKVFDRDVSEDIFQDTFIKVIRTLKLGKYNEEGKFLPWVMRIAHNLVIDHFRKGNRMPKFEDNGEFSIFSIISDGDLNAEKRIIKDQVEEDLRNLIQELPEDQKEVLVMRMYRDMSFKEISDKTGVSINTALGRMRYALINLRKVIEKNNIVLTN